From a single Streptomyces sp. NBC_00377 genomic region:
- the pqqB gene encoding pyrroloquinoline quinone biosynthesis protein PqqB, producing MLLQVLGTAAGGGVPQWNCACPGCSGARAHPERRRRHASLAVRTDEGRWYLVNATPDIGDQIEAHRTLHPGPGPRQTPIAGVVLTDAELDHTLGLARLREAEDLEILATAPVRQALDDRLRLGEVLGPYTALTWRELPCHSAEPLSADAPGPSGDGVRISAVPVSTKRPRYAADAPEHDAWVVALRLYDPVTGRSVVYAPAVAAWSDALHQVAAEADCVIVDGTFWDDEEPRRTGISSRTATAMGHLPIDGPGGTARILATLPARCLYTHLNNTNPLVDPTAAQHKRLAGLGIEVADDEMVIEL from the coding sequence ATGCTGCTGCAGGTGCTCGGCACCGCGGCCGGCGGCGGCGTCCCCCAGTGGAACTGCGCGTGCCCCGGGTGCTCCGGGGCACGCGCGCATCCCGAGCGCCGCCGCCGTCACGCCTCGCTCGCGGTCCGCACGGACGAGGGCCGCTGGTACCTCGTCAACGCCACCCCCGACATCGGTGACCAGATCGAAGCCCACCGCACGCTCCACCCGGGGCCCGGCCCGCGGCAGACACCGATCGCCGGGGTCGTCCTCACCGACGCCGAACTCGACCACACCCTGGGCCTCGCGCGACTGCGCGAGGCCGAAGACCTGGAGATCCTCGCCACGGCCCCGGTCCGCCAGGCGCTGGACGACCGCCTGCGCCTCGGCGAGGTACTGGGCCCTTACACCGCGCTGACCTGGCGCGAGCTGCCCTGCCACAGCGCTGAGCCGCTGAGCGCCGACGCACCCGGCCCGTCCGGCGACGGCGTGCGGATCAGCGCCGTCCCCGTGTCCACCAAACGCCCCCGCTACGCCGCCGACGCCCCCGAGCACGACGCCTGGGTGGTGGCCCTACGCCTGTACGACCCGGTCACCGGCAGGTCGGTGGTCTACGCACCCGCCGTGGCCGCGTGGTCCGACGCGCTGCACCAGGTCGCCGCCGAGGCCGACTGCGTCATCGTCGACGGCACCTTCTGGGACGACGAAGAACCCCGCCGCACCGGTATCTCCTCCCGGACCGCCACCGCCATGGGGCATCTGCCCATCGACGGACCGGGCGGCACCGCCCGCATCCTCGCCACGCTGCCCGCCCGTTGCCTGTATACGCACCTCAACAACACCAACCCCCTCGTCGATCCCACCGCGGCGCAGCACAAGCGGCTCGCGGGACTGGGCATCGAGGTGGCCGACGACGAGATGGTGATCGAGCTGTGA
- the pqqA gene encoding pyrroloquinoline quinone precursor peptide PqqA codes for MTETTEQSEQPAGTTTEQADATPWMTPGYTVVDTALEVTAYSLSTR; via the coding sequence ATGACGGAGACCACTGAGCAGTCGGAGCAGCCGGCCGGCACCACCACGGAGCAGGCCGACGCCACGCCCTGGATGACGCCCGGCTACACGGTCGTCGACACCGCACTGGAAGTCACCGCCTACTCCCTCTCCACCCGCTAG